In Nitrobacteraceae bacterium AZCC 1564, the following proteins share a genomic window:
- a CDS encoding TetR/AcrR family transcriptional repressor of nem operon (product_source=KO:K16137; cath_funfam=1.10.10.60; cog=COG1309; ko=KO:K16137; pfam=PF00440; superfamily=46689,48498) yields the protein MRPREFDHDDVLRIAFDQFWRKGVRGTSLADIAREAGVQRGSLYNAYGSKEALFLSAYERYSGEYLNSIQKALSSGTLRARLAAFFDAVIKNFRSGSPPRGCPTTRGLMELAPGEGEGLDDDARQAFADMVARVTALVQDALAIGAERGEFKGAPDIAALHITTVSRGLAVLERAFGDEAQLRKIAKHTIDLVLDKQSR from the coding sequence GTGAGGCCGCGCGAGTTTGACCACGATGACGTCTTGCGGATCGCGTTCGATCAGTTCTGGCGCAAAGGCGTGCGGGGAACGTCGCTCGCGGACATCGCGCGTGAGGCGGGCGTCCAGCGCGGCAGTCTCTACAATGCCTATGGCAGCAAGGAAGCGCTCTTTCTCAGCGCCTACGAGCGCTATTCCGGCGAATATCTAAATTCTATTCAGAAGGCGCTCAGTTCGGGGACGCTGCGCGCGCGCCTCGCGGCATTCTTCGATGCGGTCATCAAGAACTTCCGCTCCGGCTCACCGCCGCGTGGCTGCCCCACCACGCGGGGATTGATGGAGCTGGCACCGGGCGAAGGTGAAGGACTGGATGACGACGCCCGGCAAGCCTTCGCGGACATGGTGGCGCGCGTCACTGCGCTCGTTCAGGATGCTTTGGCCATAGGCGCCGAGCGCGGCGAGTTCAAAGGAGCCCCCGACATCGCTGCGTTACACATCACGACCGTTTCGCGCGGGTTAGCCGTGCTTGAACGCGCCTTCGGCGACGAAGCCCAGCTTCGCAAGATTGCCAAGCACACGATCGATCTCGTCCTCGACAAGCAAAGCCGCTAG
- a CDS encoding 4-oxalocrotonate tautomerase (product_source=KO:K01821; cath_funfam=3.30.429.10; cog=COG1942; ko=KO:K01821; pfam=PF14552; superfamily=55331): MPLVHISLRAGKPEAYRQAILDNLYRAMRETLSVPEDDQFMTITEHDAANFRNGGSCFGIERSDDVVFIQITVFNTRTTEQKKALFKRTAELLGENPGIRPEDVFVNVLEAAKENWSVGLGLAQFA; encoded by the coding sequence ATGCCGCTCGTTCACATCTCGTTGCGCGCTGGAAAGCCGGAAGCCTATCGGCAGGCGATCCTTGACAATCTTTACCGCGCGATGCGCGAAACGCTCAGCGTACCCGAGGACGACCAGTTCATGACCATCACGGAGCATGACGCTGCGAACTTCCGCAACGGCGGCTCGTGCTTCGGCATCGAACGGAGCGACGATGTCGTTTTCATCCAGATCACCGTATTCAACACCCGCACGACCGAGCAGAAGAAAGCGCTGTTCAAGCGCACCGCGGAGCTGCTTGGCGAAAATCCCGGTATCCGGCCGGAAGATGTGTTCGTGAACGTGCTCGAGGCTGCGAAGGAAAATTGGTCGGTCGGTCTCGGCCTTGCGCAATTCGCGTGA
- a CDS encoding drug/metabolite transporter (DMT)-like permease (product_source=COG0697; cog=COG0697; pfam=PF00892; superfamily=103481; transmembrane_helix_parts=Outside_1_14,TMhelix_15_37,Inside_38_43,TMhelix_44_66,Outside_67_80,TMhelix_81_103,Inside_104_109,TMhelix_110_128,Outside_129_131,TMhelix_132_151,Inside_152_163,TMhelix_164_186,Outside_187_195,TMhelix_196_215,Inside_216_226,TMhelix_227_249,Outside_250_253,TMhelix_254_276,Inside_277_282,TMhelix_283_301,Outside_302_304) codes for MTDQISSTASPRTAASAWMFGLLAFIVFAWALNWVVMKIAVQELSPLWAVAIRTVVAVAVLIPGVALSGQLALPARGDVPIVLVISLFHMTAFAVLMTIGLKYLPAGRAIVLGYTTPLWVAPTAWIFLKEPLPLLRLVGVALGLGGVFVLFDPARFDWGSRETVIGNGLVLLSALCWSISIVYTRAHRWIGTPFQLIVWQTLLAAIVLIALASVLEGKPNLSLSAPAIWSLIYNGAIGTALGFWAMMMVNKELPATVTSLSVLATPVVGMFLSALVLHEQIDLPLVIASLMITTGIAMGVLRRN; via the coding sequence ATGACTGACCAGATCTCCTCGACAGCATCGCCTCGAACTGCCGCCTCAGCGTGGATGTTTGGTCTGTTGGCCTTCATCGTATTTGCCTGGGCGCTGAATTGGGTGGTGATGAAGATTGCGGTTCAGGAGCTGTCGCCGCTGTGGGCTGTCGCCATCCGCACGGTGGTTGCGGTGGCGGTGCTGATCCCCGGCGTGGCGCTGAGCGGTCAGCTTGCGCTGCCGGCGCGCGGCGACGTGCCGATCGTGCTGGTGATCTCGCTCTTTCATATGACGGCGTTTGCGGTGTTGATGACGATTGGCCTCAAATATCTGCCGGCCGGCCGCGCGATCGTGCTCGGCTACACGACGCCGCTATGGGTGGCGCCCACCGCGTGGATCTTTTTGAAAGAGCCGCTGCCGTTGCTTCGGCTCGTTGGTGTGGCCCTTGGTCTCGGCGGCGTGTTCGTGCTGTTCGATCCGGCGCGGTTCGATTGGGGATCGCGGGAGACCGTGATTGGCAATGGCCTCGTGCTGCTCTCCGCGCTCTGCTGGTCGATCAGCATCGTCTACACCCGTGCGCATCGCTGGATCGGCACGCCGTTTCAGCTGATCGTGTGGCAGACGCTGCTCGCGGCGATCGTGCTCATCGCGCTTGCTTCCGTTCTCGAAGGCAAACCGAACCTGAGCTTGAGTGCTCCTGCCATTTGGTCGCTGATCTATAACGGTGCGATTGGAACGGCGCTTGGATTTTGGGCCATGATGATGGTCAACAAGGAGCTTCCGGCCACGGTGACATCGCTCAGCGTTCTGGCGACGCCGGTGGTCGGAATGTTTCTCTCCGCGCTGGTGCTGCACGAGCAGATCGATCTGCCGCTTGTCATCGCGAGCCTGATGATCACCACGGGGATTGCGATGGGCGTGTTGCGGCGGAACTGA
- a CDS encoding glyoxylase-like metal-dependent hydrolase (beta-lactamase superfamily II) (product_source=COG0491; cath_funfam=3.60.15.10; cog=COG0491; pfam=PF00753; smart=SM00849; superfamily=56281), whose product MNQMIRNTQQETNMNINVKSKLDELVPSRYALNIGDIEVIVISDGVLPLPTQMLGHNADPSVRAAWLKDQFLPPDAFDWALNVVVVRSGGKTILIDAGLGADPDLHLPRAGQVIKRLDAAGIDLASVTDVVLTHMHMDHVGGLLVDGVKDRLRPDLQIHVAAAEVKFWESPDFTHTAMPEGFPDALRATAKRFAKVYHNQLRQFDEEHEVAPGVVVRRTGGHTPGHSVVRLASGGDALTFAGDAVFTVGFDHPDWHNGFEHDPEEAARVRVRLLRELAETGEMLVATHMPFPSIGRVAVDGDTFRWVPAYWDY is encoded by the coding sequence ATGAATCAGATGATCCGCAACACCCAGCAGGAGACAAACATGAACATAAACGTGAAATCGAAGCTCGATGAGTTGGTTCCGTCGCGCTACGCGCTGAACATCGGCGACATCGAGGTGATCGTGATCAGCGATGGCGTGCTACCGCTCCCGACACAAATGTTGGGCCACAACGCCGACCCGTCTGTGCGGGCGGCTTGGCTGAAGGATCAGTTCCTGCCGCCGGACGCGTTCGACTGGGCGCTGAACGTGGTCGTGGTACGGAGCGGCGGCAAGACCATTCTCATCGACGCTGGACTCGGCGCCGACCCGGACTTGCACTTGCCGCGGGCCGGGCAGGTGATCAAGCGATTGGACGCCGCCGGCATCGATCTTGCGTCCGTGACCGACGTGGTGCTGACCCACATGCACATGGACCACGTTGGCGGGCTGCTCGTCGACGGGGTGAAGGACCGGCTGCGTCCGGACCTGCAGATCCACGTGGCGGCCGCCGAGGTCAAATTCTGGGAGTCGCCCGATTTCACCCACACCGCCATGCCGGAGGGGTTTCCGGACGCGCTTCGCGCGACCGCCAAGCGGTTCGCGAAAGTGTACCACAACCAGCTTCGGCAATTCGATGAGGAGCACGAGGTTGCACCGGGCGTCGTCGTCCGTCGCACCGGCGGCCACACCCCCGGGCACAGCGTGGTCCGCCTGGCATCCGGCGGCGACGCGCTGACGTTCGCGGGCGACGCCGTGTTTACGGTCGGGTTCGACCACCCCGACTGGCACAACGGTTTCGAACACGACCCCGAGGAGGCGGCGCGCGTTCGGGTCCGTCTTTTGCGGGAGCTGGCTGAGACCGGCGAGATGCTGGTGGCCACTCATATGCCTTTCCCATCCATCGGCAGGGTGGCAGTCGACGGCGACACCTTCCGTTGGGTGCCGGCCTATTGGGATTACTGA
- a CDS encoding hypothetical protein (product_source=Hypo-rule applied) has protein sequence MTMSSHLVHAAECRGFEVLPGGAASSMKNFKSKSGTQIISLLVSL, from the coding sequence ATGACGATGTCATCCCACCTCGTCCACGCGGCCGAGTGCCGCGGATTTGAAGTTCTTCCGGGTGGAGCAGCAAGCTCGATGAAGAACTTCAAATCCAAAAGCGGCACTCAAATTATAAGCTTGCTCGTGTCCCTTTGA
- a CDS encoding putative acetyltransferase (product_source=KO:K03824; cath_funfam=3.40.630.30; cog=COG3153; ko=KO:K03824; pfam=PF13527; superfamily=55729) — protein MRFAGQQFGTGRPIVIIRQEQQDDHATITDVTAKAFADVEHSDQTEPAIIAGLRAADALSVSLVAIDQGEIVGHIAFSPVTIDGNSQRWFGLGPVSVRPDRQGEGIGASLVRHGLDQLRVQGAAGCVVLGNPAYYRRFGFEQSDGLQYEGVPPEYFMRLCFDGKTPTGRVDYHPAFAAH, from the coding sequence ATGCGTTTTGCGGGCCAACAATTCGGAACAGGTAGACCAATCGTGATCATTAGACAGGAACAACAGGACGATCACGCCACCATCACCGACGTGACGGCAAAGGCCTTCGCCGACGTGGAACATAGCGACCAGACTGAGCCGGCGATCATTGCGGGACTGCGGGCGGCAGATGCGCTCAGCGTGTCGCTTGTCGCCATCGATCAAGGTGAGATAGTTGGACATATCGCCTTCTCCCCCGTCACCATCGACGGAAACAGTCAGCGTTGGTTCGGGCTTGGACCGGTATCGGTTCGGCCGGACCGCCAGGGTGAAGGCATCGGTGCCTCGCTGGTCCGGCACGGCCTTGACCAGTTGCGCGTGCAAGGCGCTGCCGGATGCGTCGTCCTAGGCAATCCCGCCTACTATCGTCGCTTCGGCTTTGAGCAGAGCGACGGCCTACAATACGAGGGAGTGCCGCCGGAGTACTTCATGCGGCTTTGCTTCGATGGCAAAACGCCGACCGGTCGGGTGGACTACCATCCTGCATTCGCGGCGCATTGA
- a CDS encoding intracellular septation protein (product_source=KO:K06190; cog=COG2917; ko=KO:K06190; pfam=PF04279; superfamily=88723; transmembrane_helix_parts=Inside_1_4,TMhelix_5_27,Outside_28_30,TMhelix_31_48,Inside_49_60,TMhelix_61_78,Outside_79_87,TMhelix_88_107,Inside_108_118,TMhelix_119_141,Outside_142_150,TMhelix_151_173,Inside_174_198), with protein sequence MRDFLNAVRLLLLDLASTLVFLVVFLLTHNTVLAVSLGIAFGLAQIGFQLVRRKPIDTMEWLSLFLVVAAGTATLLTNDPRFVLFKPSVIYAIIGIVMLKPGWLNRYLPQIARTVVPDVAVAVGFAWAGLMFVSAAVNAFVALAYSLETWAWVMPAFGIVSKVVVFLGGFAALRLIARRRVRAMPAVERDALLAAAGR encoded by the coding sequence ATGAGAGATTTCCTCAACGCCGTCAGGCTGCTGCTCCTTGATCTCGCGTCGACCCTCGTCTTTCTCGTCGTGTTTCTCCTGACGCACAACACGGTCCTCGCGGTCAGCCTCGGCATTGCGTTCGGCCTCGCGCAAATCGGATTCCAGCTCGTCCGCCGAAAACCGATCGACACCATGGAGTGGCTGAGCCTCTTTCTGGTCGTGGCTGCAGGCACCGCGACGCTGCTGACCAATGATCCCCGCTTCGTGCTGTTCAAGCCGAGCGTGATCTACGCGATCATCGGCATTGTGATGCTCAAGCCAGGATGGCTGAATCGCTACCTGCCACAGATCGCAAGAACGGTCGTGCCCGATGTCGCCGTGGCGGTCGGCTTCGCCTGGGCCGGCCTGATGTTCGTCTCCGCTGCCGTGAATGCGTTTGTCGCCCTCGCCTATAGTCTCGAGACGTGGGCCTGGGTCATGCCCGCCTTTGGCATTGTCAGCAAGGTGGTGGTGTTCCTTGGCGGGTTTGCTGCCTTACGCCTCATCGCCAGGCGCCGCGTGCGCGCCATGCCGGCCGTCGAACGCGACGCCCTGCTTGCCGCGGCGGGACGGTGA
- a CDS encoding quercetin dioxygenase-like cupin family protein (product_source=COG1917; cath_funfam=2.60.120.10; cog=COG1917; pfam=PF07883; superfamily=51182) has translation MTSDSNTDLTQLSPLWRAAGTGPTLDVLGVTHIYKAMANETGQQFSLWESIVPPGAGAPPHTHTREDEAFYVLSGDVLFETEGAAAPLRLGPGEFVFAPRNQRHAYRNIGTSEARLLVFAIPGDGLDRMFAAFDAASDEHMPSLATITAIAAQYGVVIHPPQ, from the coding sequence ATGACCAGCGATTCAAACACGGATCTGACGCAATTGAGCCCGCTCTGGCGAGCGGCGGGTACGGGGCCCACACTCGATGTGCTTGGCGTGACGCACATCTACAAAGCGATGGCGAATGAAACCGGCCAGCAATTCTCGCTGTGGGAATCGATCGTGCCCCCCGGCGCAGGCGCGCCGCCGCACACGCACACTCGCGAGGACGAAGCCTTCTATGTGCTGAGCGGCGACGTGTTGTTCGAAACCGAAGGCGCGGCCGCTCCGTTGCGTCTCGGCCCGGGCGAATTCGTCTTTGCTCCGCGCAACCAGCGGCATGCCTATCGCAACATCGGTACGAGTGAAGCGCGCCTCTTGGTGTTCGCGATCCCGGGCGACGGGCTCGATCGCATGTTCGCGGCCTTCGACGCCGCCAGCGACGAACACATGCCGTCACTCGCCACGATCACTGCCATCGCCGCACAGTATGGCGTTGTGATTCATCCGCCGCAGTGA
- a CDS encoding multidrug efflux pump subunit AcrB (product_source=COG0841; cath_funfam=1.20.1640.10,3.30.2090.10,3.30.70.1430; cog=COG0841; pfam=PF00873; superfamily=82693,82714,82866; transmembrane_helix_parts=Outside_1_9,TMhelix_10_27,Inside_28_332,TMhelix_333_355,Outside_356_358,TMhelix_359_381,Inside_382_431,TMhelix_432_454,Outside_455_458,TMhelix_459_478,Inside_479_533,TMhelix_534_556,Outside_557_884,TMhelix_885_907,Inside_908_913,TMhelix_914_933,Outside_934_942,TMhelix_943_965,Inside_966_985,TMhelix_986_1005,Outside_1006_1019,TMhelix_1020_1042,Inside_1043_1060) translates to MGLVRFALRFPHTFYVVAALILFLGVVASRSMPTDIFPEIQIPVVTVIWTETGLSTPEMEQRVTTYSQYSISANVNGIKDIEAQTFNGISVQKIYFQPDVNLDLAISQIVAATNSIRALLPPGIQPPIVVQFNASSVPVLQISLSSNKLNEQQLYDYGIYRIRQQLAPIAGITLPTPAGGKYRQIMVDIDPTKLVAKGLTPLDVVNAVNAQNLTLPAGTAKIGNTQYTVRTNATPATIDDLNNIPIKVVDGATVFVKDVGQVHDGWLVQQNVVRQNGRRSVLLSIIKNGNASTLKVVNAVKDALKEARAAAPPGLNINELFDQSVFVKDSITGVLREGAIAAGLTALMILLFLGSWRSTLVVMISIPLSILASLVVLWAMGETLNTMTLGGLALAVGILVDDSTVTIENTHRLLTEEHQPLPEATLYGAAGIAIPTLVSTLAISCVFTSVIFLHGPAKFLFTPLGLAVVFAMLASYGLSRTLTPITIGLLLKNEHHDATSRNWFARAHHAFERGFEHMRQSYVALLEMLLRRRVIIPIVSVLILGLGGTMLTLVGRDFFPLIDGGQIELHVRAPAGTRIEATEKIFQAVEDKIRQVIPEKDRELIVDNIGLPARTYNLAFTDGSTIGVNDGVILVSLKEGHAPTANYVKKLREVLPLTFPEDQFYFQAADIVTQILNFGLPAQIDVRTVGYDRANDLKVAQELRQRIAAIPGIADAHLQQEVNGPAFYADIDRTRAAQLGLNANTIANNVNVSLSSSEQVSPNFWTDPKSGIPYYLAVQTPEREVSSLNDLRNTPVSSSLSSTVGGGPVPGLLSNVATLKRETVPTNANQANIQPVFEVYASAQGRDLGTISAQINHIVGDLQKQMKPGNHIEVTGQIQSMNDAFMDLGVGLLFAAVFVYMLMVVNYQNFGDPFVVILALPATLCGIVTMLYITGTTLNVPSLMGAIMATGVASANSILLVTFAREQQLAGRTSFEAAIDAGHTRIRPVLMTAAAMIVGMIPMAIGGAGEEQNAALARAVIGGLLFATPTTLLVVPYLFAWLRKGNDGKTAHGVFEEGTI, encoded by the coding sequence ATGGGTCTTGTCCGTTTCGCGCTACGCTTCCCTCATACATTTTATGTGGTGGCAGCGCTCATTCTCTTTCTCGGCGTCGTCGCCAGCCGCTCGATGCCGACGGATATTTTTCCCGAGATTCAAATCCCCGTCGTCACCGTGATCTGGACCGAAACCGGTCTCAGCACGCCGGAGATGGAACAGCGCGTCACCACCTACAGCCAGTATTCCATCAGCGCCAACGTCAACGGGATCAAGGACATCGAAGCGCAGACGTTCAACGGCATCTCGGTTCAGAAGATTTACTTCCAGCCTGACGTCAACCTCGACCTTGCCATTTCGCAGATCGTCGCCGCGACGAATTCGATTCGTGCGCTGCTGCCGCCGGGAATCCAGCCGCCCATTGTGGTGCAGTTCAATGCATCGAGCGTGCCGGTACTGCAGATCAGCCTGAGTTCGAACAAGCTCAACGAACAGCAGCTCTACGACTACGGCATCTACCGGATCCGGCAGCAACTGGCGCCGATCGCCGGCATCACGCTGCCGACGCCGGCGGGCGGCAAATATCGCCAGATCATGGTCGATATCGATCCGACCAAGCTCGTGGCGAAAGGGCTGACACCGCTGGACGTGGTGAACGCGGTCAATGCGCAAAATCTGACGTTGCCGGCCGGCACGGCGAAAATTGGCAACACGCAATATACCGTGCGCACCAACGCCACGCCCGCCACCATCGACGATCTCAACAACATCCCGATCAAGGTGGTGGATGGCGCCACGGTGTTCGTGAAGGACGTCGGCCAGGTTCACGATGGCTGGCTCGTGCAGCAGAACGTCGTGCGCCAGAATGGCCGCCGCTCGGTGCTGCTCAGCATCATCAAGAACGGCAACGCCTCGACGCTCAAAGTCGTCAACGCGGTCAAGGACGCGCTGAAGGAGGCGCGGGCCGCAGCACCTCCAGGCCTCAACATCAACGAACTGTTCGACCAGTCGGTGTTCGTCAAGGACTCGATTACGGGCGTGCTGCGCGAAGGCGCCATTGCGGCGGGCTTGACCGCGCTGATGATCCTCTTGTTCCTCGGGTCGTGGCGCTCGACGCTGGTGGTGATGATCTCGATCCCGCTGTCGATCCTGGCCTCGCTCGTCGTGCTGTGGGCGATGGGCGAAACGCTCAATACCATGACGCTTGGCGGACTTGCGCTCGCGGTCGGTATTCTGGTGGACGATTCCACGGTGACCATCGAGAACACGCACCGTCTGCTCACGGAAGAACATCAGCCGTTGCCGGAGGCGACGCTGTATGGCGCAGCCGGCATCGCCATTCCGACGCTGGTTTCGACGTTGGCGATCAGTTGCGTTTTCACCTCGGTGATTTTCCTGCACGGTCCGGCGAAATTCCTGTTCACGCCGCTTGGGCTTGCGGTGGTGTTCGCGATGCTCGCGTCCTACGGCTTGTCCCGCACGCTGACACCCATCACCATCGGTCTGTTGTTGAAGAACGAGCACCACGATGCCACCTCGCGCAACTGGTTCGCGCGGGCGCATCATGCCTTCGAACGCGGATTTGAACACATGCGGCAGAGCTATGTCGCGCTGCTGGAGATGCTCTTGAGGCGGCGGGTGATCATCCCGATCGTGAGCGTGCTGATCCTTGGCCTTGGCGGCACCATGCTCACGCTGGTGGGCCGCGACTTCTTCCCGCTGATCGACGGTGGACAGATCGAGTTGCATGTCCGCGCGCCGGCCGGCACCCGCATCGAAGCGACAGAGAAGATCTTCCAGGCTGTCGAAGACAAGATACGCCAGGTGATCCCAGAGAAGGATCGGGAGTTGATCGTCGACAACATCGGCCTCCCGGCGCGTACCTATAATCTGGCCTTTACCGACGGTTCGACCATCGGAGTCAATGACGGTGTCATTCTTGTTTCTCTTAAAGAGGGTCACGCGCCGACGGCCAATTATGTCAAGAAGCTACGCGAGGTGCTGCCGCTCACGTTCCCTGAAGATCAGTTTTATTTCCAGGCGGCCGACATCGTCACCCAGATCCTGAACTTCGGTCTGCCGGCGCAGATCGATGTCCGCACTGTCGGTTATGACCGTGCCAACGATCTGAAGGTAGCGCAGGAGCTGCGCCAGCGCATTGCTGCGATCCCGGGCATCGCGGATGCGCACCTGCAGCAGGAGGTCAATGGACCGGCCTTTTATGCGGACATTGACCGAACACGCGCGGCGCAACTGGGGCTCAATGCGAACACCATCGCAAATAATGTCAACGTGAGCCTGAGTTCGTCCGAGCAGGTCTCGCCGAATTTCTGGACCGATCCCAAATCAGGCATTCCGTATTATCTCGCGGTGCAGACGCCGGAGCGCGAGGTCTCCTCGCTGAACGATCTGCGCAACACGCCGGTGTCGTCGTCGCTGTCGTCAACGGTCGGTGGCGGCCCGGTTCCGGGCCTGCTCAGCAACGTCGCCACCCTCAAGCGCGAGACCGTGCCGACCAACGCCAATCAGGCGAACATCCAGCCGGTCTTTGAGGTTTATGCCAGCGCGCAGGGCAGGGACCTCGGCACCATTTCGGCGCAGATCAACCACATCGTTGGCGATCTGCAGAAGCAGATGAAGCCCGGCAACCACATCGAGGTGACCGGGCAGATCCAGAGCATGAACGATGCGTTCATGGATCTTGGCGTCGGCCTCTTGTTCGCGGCGGTGTTCGTCTACATGCTGATGGTGGTGAACTATCAGAATTTCGGCGATCCGTTCGTAGTCATTCTTGCGCTGCCGGCCACGCTCTGCGGCATTGTCACCATGCTGTACATCACCGGCACCACGTTGAACGTGCCATCGTTGATGGGCGCCATCATGGCGACCGGCGTTGCGTCGGCAAACTCCATCCTGCTGGTGACGTTCGCGCGCGAGCAGCAGCTTGCGGGCCGAACGTCGTTCGAGGCTGCTATTGATGCCGGCCACACCCGTATTCGTCCGGTGCTCATGACGGCGGCTGCGATGATCGTCGGCATGATTCCGATGGCGATCGGCGGCGCGGGCGAGGAGCAGAATGCGGCGCTGGCGCGCGCCGTGATCGGCGGACTGCTGTTCGCGACGCCGACGACATTGCTCGTCGTGCCGTATCTGTTCGCGTGGCTGCGAAAAGGCAATGACGGAAAGACCGCGCACGGTGTGTTCGAGGAAGGTACGATATGA